AGGCTTTAAGAGAAAGTCATCCTGGGTGGGAGGTTTTGAAGTATAAATAGGAGTTCCAAGTGGGGGAGTGTGTATCAGTAGACAGAACCGCATGCACAGATGCAAGGCAAGTAGGAAATAGCTTGGTTTGTTCAGAGAGTGATGAATCATTTGCTGCTGTGTAATGGGTGGGAGAAGATAAACAAAGATCACGATGAGCCACGTATGCTAGGAAATGAAATACGTGTACTGGGGAGCTTCGGGGGCGGGGGATAGATATACACAATACTAGGGTTGCGTTCACTACGTAACGGTGAGGCCATTCTCTTGCCGGTTTCGGGATGAGCGGTGGGCAGCCACTGTGCAAGGTCCGGGTTACAGAAGGGAGCCAGGCGGGTCGGGAGCTCACGCTGTAACCGGGGAGTCAGACAGTAGTAAACTAACCGTCAGGGAGAGGCGGCGGGGAGAACGCGGAACAGAGAGGCACGGCCGGGCAGCGGCCGAGGGCTGGCGCTCCGGGAGGCCGGCCCAGGCCGCCAAGCACACGTTTGGGGCCGAAGATTGGTTAAGTCTGTGTCTGTCGACCTGGTTTTCCGTCGGGGACAAAAACACTGAAAGGCACGGGGTCCTGCTGCCGTAGCCCACTTCTTCCTTTTGAAACTGCACTTGTTTGGGGAGTGCGGAGTGAAGGAAGCCGAATCTACAAATACTGATCAACTGGATCGACCAAGCAGATCCCGGACCTAAAAAGTCGGCGTCTGGGGCCTGCGGTCAGCGGTTCCTGGGCACCGGACGGCGTGACCCGCGCCAGCCCGCCTCGAGGAGCGTGGGGACCCAGTCAACCCTGCTCTCAGCATCCCTCCCGAGGAGGCAGCAGGATAGATCTTACCCCGCCTAGAAACAAGACCCAAAACTACCCGCTGCCGTCCCGGCAGGTGTGGACCACTAGGGAGCCGCGACGCCTCCCACGCGCAGCCTCGGAGCCGGGTGGGAGGGAACGCCGCCGACTTTCCTTAGGCCACGCCCTCCCCGCTCTGCGCATGCGCCTTTGCGTAGCTCAGCGGGGCCTCCGAAACTGCAGAGGGCAATAGAACCCGCGTCGCCTGCTCTTTACGCCACGCTCTGCTTGGGCACAGCTTCCGGGTCAGAGGTCAGACGGTACGACGCAGCTTGGGTCATGGTGCAGCTCCGGCCGCGCGCGTCTCGTGCCCCGGCGTCGGCGTCTGCGATGGTGGACGAGGGCCAGCCCGCCTCGGAGGAGGAGGCGGAGCACGGCCTGTTGCTCGGGCAGCCCAGCAGCGGCGCGGCCGCCGAGCCGCTGGAGGAAGACGAGGAAGGAGACGATGAGGACGACGAGGCCCCGGAGGAGCTGACTTTCGCCAGCGCCCAGGCGGAAGCGAAAGAAGAGGAGCGGCGAGTTCGGGACACCGTGCGCAGGTTCGGAGCCCGCGGCCGGGCGGcgaccccttcccctccctctcgtCCCTGGCCGCGCTGACTTGTCACCCTTTTTTCCCAGGGATAAAACGCTtctgaaggagaagaggaagcgACGTGAGGAGCTATTCATCGAACAAAAGGTTAGAGGGGAGGGAGGCGTTTCACAGCTTGGCTCCGGGTAGAATTCAGAGCTGGTAGGATATGGGGTGGGGAACAGTCGCTGGTGTTTTCTTCAGACAATAGTGAAAACAAGATGCCTGTGCTTTTTGCGTTTCACCGATTGAAAATGCGAGTGGGAAGCGATGTGACCTTGAAATTGTAGGGTCAGTCCCACCTCCGACACTCAGCGGAGGTATTTTATCTGAAACTGGGTCtctgtgaggattcagtgaagGGCTTTGTAAACTCAGGGCATTAGAAACGTAGAGGTTGAATGGTTTGCTCTCTGATGTTTAGCAGATTGGCCACAGCATTGATCTTAGATGGACGTGATTTTAAGTGCTTTTAATGTATAACCGTGACGTGAAGATTGGAATACAGTGGGCACCCTTTCCAGTCTTCAAGTCTTCCGAAGAATGGGGACTAGGTTTTGAGTTTCCTGGTCCCAGTCTTCCCACAGCTTAGAGATAGTGAAGTGTTCAGCCCAGTTCATTTCCTTGCCGAGAGGTAGGGCTGTCCTTAAAATAGTTTCAGAAGCAATCCAGGGTATAATATCACGTACCTCACTTTTTATTGACTTTCGAATATGtctttaagaaaaggaaactCCTTCCAGATACTATTCTAGAGAAGTTAACTACAGCTTCACAAACTAAGTAAGTAATGGATCTTGCTGTATTATTTGTTTATGCACAATCTTTGAATTACATACTGGTACAAATGTTTATTTGAAGCCAAATTGAAATTAAAAGGCTACACAGTAGATGTTGGAATTTAGTGGGCAAGGTGGAGGAAAATATTCCACGTCTTAGCAgccttttgccatttttaaatttttgttgttcgTTCGCATAGGTAACTCTAGCTTCTGAGTTGCTGATCCCAGAGCGTTCATTCAGTAAATTGGATGAACCTGGCCCACTGTCTTTGTACTCCGGACAGGATAGAGGGTGTGAATAAAACTGTCTTGAAATCTATCCTTTAGTGACGTAGCAGGCACAGGCTCCTCAAACTCAGCCTGTCCCACACTTGCTCTACCTGCCACCAGCCCATCTTTCCTCCTTGTTCCCATTTCATTTAACAGCTTTAATAGCCATTAAATGTTTAAAGCTGAATGCTGCCCACCTCTTCCTCATTTATGCCATGGAATCAAACTGTACTAAATTCagacttttaaatatttgctgtttttctcatctttcccCTTGTCACCTCTTAACTGCTTTCAGTTCAGAAGTTTAGCCTTGTATTTTTTACCGAGGACTGTAGTTCTCAAATTTTCAATGAAAGAACTTTTCCAAAGAGTTATTCAGATTCTGAATACATACATCATGGTGGCAGAGTCCCTTTCATCTTTCAAAACCaatctcaaatgtcacctctcccttctctgcctccctccaccccattaCCTCCTCCACCGCTAGCTTTCCCACTGTGCAAGTGCTTCTGTGTAGACCTCTCTCATTGTGTTTTGCCAGTTTACCTTTCTCTCCACTAGGCCAGTCTAGTGCTTGTCTCCATCCCTATTTCTTGTGTCTAAACTGAATTAATCCTTTGACATCTCTCTAAAAAAGATGGGGCAGGCCTACCACCTTTCACTTCATAtttcaaatactgtattattataATTCTTAAATTTCACGTTACCTCTGTTAACTACAACAATCTCCTTCTTTGGAAGCCTGCTAATATACTCCTAGATTTTAAATTCTGAGAAGATACTCCCATCCTAGTATTTAGTTTGTTGAGTTGGGAATTGTTCgcttgtgtgtcttttttttccaaaactgatTAAAGATCCTAAGTAGAAATTGAGAATGGTGGTAATAAAATGAGGGTGTCTTATTTGTAAACCAGATGAAATTTTATAACAAGTTGAGTAATCTTTGCTATCTGCCATCCCAAtcagcttttttcttgtttttccttagTCTAAAGAAATCACCCGGAAAGTTGAAAGAAGGTACGAACTATTCTAATTTAAGTAACTTCACATTAAGTGTCAGGCGTGTTTGCAGATTATCTGCAGTCACATGTTACTGACCCTGAGAAAGACAGCGTGGGAATAGGCCTGGCCAAGTTTAGCTTGGGCCTCTTCTGTTTCttacaaataaaaatcacaaacaaaTCAATGTGTAGTGGATATTTAAAGTGAACTCTAGTATATGTTCCCGATTTATTTTTACACAAATGCTACTCAGaaatataacttatttttttagttaatttgaagaagaaaaatgaagactttgAGAAAGGAAGTGACTCCAAGAAAGCTAATGTGCAGAAAGTACAGACTGTTGGGTAAGAAGAGTCATCTTTTTTGTGTATAGGATGTAAAGGTGACTCCCACCTTGGGAGGGAGAGTATTGGTTTAATTAGCAGCAGTTTCAGGCTGGATCCTCTGGAaaaattttgatatttatataaaaatgaaacatttctttGTTCTACTAAAATGTAAACATTAGTTGTAAAGTAGCCATGTGATTTAGTTGTATTCGTTGTCTTACCTGTGCATATACAGACAGTGTATGGGGGTTTTCCCCACTATTTGAGTCAACTaacaaaaatactttattttgaaattaagcaTGGCCTCATTTTGACCTTTTGAATTGCTCACCAGCCAGAATAAAAGCTACTTGGCTCTAAGGCTTAAAGACCAAGATTTGAGAGATTCAAGGCAACAAGCAGCCAAAGCCTTCATACAGAATTGCTTATATGGTCCAGGAACCAACAGAACTACTGGTAATTTTCCTATGGactatttttctcctcttttaactgcaaattaaacaaaaaagtgATAAATAATTATCTTTCCTAGTAAACAAGTTCCTGTCTCTTGAGAACAAAAGGTTACCGGTGAAAAAGGCTGCAGCCCAGTTTTTGAACCATGCCTGGGGTAAGATCCAGCTTTGGTCTCTTGAATGTGATAGTTTTATATATTGAATAATGTTCACTTTTAAAGAGATAATAAATTCTCATgaagtattcatttttttcatacaaTGGCTTCCATTAATTATTTGGAAATTGCTTCTGAAGGCGTGGCCAGTGTAGTATGTATGTGCATATGATGTGTctagttttaatatttacattCATGTTTCATCTAGAACATTTGTGAATTGTTTTTGCGTATTCTTTCTCTTCATTAACTGCACAAAACCTTCTATTTCTAGGATCTCAGAAAAAGCAAAATGCCAAGAGGTTTAAAAGACGTTGGATGGTCAGAAAGATGAAAGCTTCTAAGAAGTAAATCAAAGCTAAATGAAGAACGAGTACTTTGTATGTACAGAACTTAGTTATTTAAaggatttcatttttctaaaaacaattaataaatCATTTATAAGTCATTTTAAAGGGTCGTTACAGAAACCGTCAGTCTCTTTGAGGAAGCGCCCGGTCACACTGGGAGTGTAATCGTGCCTGTAGTCTTTGAGGGTCCTGGAAGAAAAAGCAGTTTAAAAGGACTTGTTTGTCCATTAATTGAAGACAAGCAGCACCCACACAGGCAGGGCGCCTCCActaccccccctccccccctgcCCCGCAGCTGGCGCTGCAGGACGTCTTGCCTGCAGCTCTCAGATGCTTTAGTCACTTGGACACTTTGGTGCTGTTGGTAAGAATTTCACAGACTCTGTGGAAGAATACAGTATCTAAGTGTAGATAAATCATCTGTTCTTTTTAAGGTTCAAGCCTCAGTGTACAAAATACAGCCAACGAACACCTTTGCAAACCAAAGGATATGGTTCTTGTGTTGAGCAGCTTGTTTGCATTCACTTTTAACCAGTTTGGGGGTTTGCTTTAAAACTGCAAGTCACATGCCATATGATGATTATGAAAGTAAGATTAAAGGTTAATTTCCTGCTTGCTTTCTGTATCACCCACAGTATCAGGCCTGATCCTGATCCCGTAAACTGAAGGTGGTTTTAGGCTGCAGGACTCAGTTACAGTACCAACCATTCACTTTAACTGTCctcattttaattacaaaaagTATGCAAGCACCTAGTATATAAACCATTGACACTGGTATCTGTAGAAGTAAATTTTTAATGGCTGGTTAATTATATCACTACATTTTTATTGCAATATAGTACTCATTTAAGCACTTAAAAATGGAAGGTGTACAAAGATTAAATTAAGACACGGTAAATTGACTAAATATTtggtttttatataaataataaagatcataacCACACTGTTGACATGTAATACTGTTATAATACAACAGTTAAACTTGTGAGTCTACAACAGAAGTCATCTGTAGTTAAACAGGAAACAAAGTTGAAAAGACCATGTTAAAACAAAACTACTGGGACTAACAGGTCGGGATTGTAAGTAGCAACAAACATATTCACTCAGCTCCTGAGTATTTCAAGTTTTACAGtacacattaaaaatgatttcttcCATCAACACTAAAAATTCAAACCGTCGGATGTTTATGCATTTTGCAAGTTACACTGATTGAATGCTTGTTTGGGAGCTGGGGTCAGAACGCCTCCCACTTTGTAGTTTACATCACCCACATGCTAACACAAACACAACTTGCTCCGTTtccttccccctctctccccccaaCAAAGAAGGCAGgactttttggtttcttttaggTAATTGTTTCAAAGGATTTGTGATGATAATTTGATGTCTGAAATTCAGTAATATTTAACTCTTAGACAACTAAGAGGTTAAAGATGGAAAATAATTTCTCCTAACACTAAGTTAGAAAATCATTTGCATCATGCTGTAAACTAGGAAGCAATGTAAAGCGACAAAAACCTGTCCCCagtacataattaaaaaaatctaaatttccaATCAGCAGAGCTGGTCTACTTCCATGTTGACTATATGCCACAATATAAGTGTGAGCTCCTTAAATGCATAGCTAATGTAGGTAGTCTTCCACTGTGGCAAAAGCACAGGATCCAATTCCTGATCGAGCCATCAGTCCTAGACACTGTGTGGCCTGTCCCATGGCCAGGGCAAGTGGAGGTTGCTTTGGCAGATTGTGGGTTTCTGAGGAAAGattattaaaaatggaaatagcaattagcaagacattttaaaaaacatctctCAATCGGGTAAATACTGTGTTACTTACAAAATTATTAATACCTATCCTGCTCTTAATTAACTAGCAAAAATGGGTTTTTTAGCAAATGATTAGTGCCTTGGACATCTACTCTGACAAGGTACTATGGTCACTGGGTGTTCAAGTATAAAAAAATTCTTGTAGAATTAGACTTCCAAAGTGTTAGACACTCAAAAACTTCCATATTAACTATGAGGGGGAAGATGTAATTTTTAATCAATGTCTGCAATG
This genomic window from Camelus bactrianus isolate YW-2024 breed Bactrian camel chromosome 20, ASM4877302v1, whole genome shotgun sequence contains:
- the NOL7 gene encoding U3 small nucleolar RNA-associated protein NOL7, translated to MVQLRPRASRAPASASAMVDEGQPASEEEAEHGLLLGQPSSGAAAEPLEEDEEGDDEDDEAPEELTFASAQAEAKEEERRVRDTVRRDKTLLKEKRKRREELFIEQKKRKLLPDTILEKLTTASQTNLKKSPGKLKEVNLKKKNEDFEKGSDSKKANVQKVQTVGQNKSYLALRLKDQDLRDSRQQAAKAFIQNCLYGPGTNRTTVNKFLSLENKRLPVKKAAAQFLNHAWGSQKKQNAKRFKRRWMVRKMKASKK